A stretch of DNA from bacterium:
ACTCAAAAGATGAACAGTATGAGGAGAACACTGCTCACTTGTTATTCAGAAGCTTTTTTTGCTTTCTCTGCTCTGACCTTTGCCGGCTTTGGACGAGATTTACCATAACTGCCGCGCTTCGTTTTTCCCTTTTTCGATCTCAGATCACCTCTACCCACAGTACCTCCTTTCTATACATGATGGTTCAGTGTTATGGTATGTAACGTACCTGATCTACAAACAAAGGCAAGGCTAAGCCATGAAAGATGTAAGAACGGAGAAAACAGGCGTCGAGAAGCGAGAGCAGGAGGATGCCATCCAACAGAAACAGGATATCAAAGGGCAGGCTCTCCGTGATGATGAGAGCTATGAAGAAGACAATTACGATGAGCATATCGGAGAAGATGATGACTCATTGGCACCTGAAATCATCATCTCTGTCAGCACAGACTTTTTACCGGACCAGAGTGAGACAACAAAAGCACTCTTTGCATTCTCTTACACAATCCGAATCGTCAATGAAGGAAAAGTAACCGCTCAGCTTTTGAATCGTCACTGGAGAGTCTTTTCTGGTGGACGCCAGATTGCTGATGTCAAAGGCGAGGGGGTAGTTGGAGAACAGCCGATCCTTCAACCAGGTGAAGCTTTTGAGTATGAAAGTGGCACGTTGATCCACGATCCAATTGGTGCGATGGATGGAACATTCACATTCGTTGACGAATTCGGTGTTTTCTTTGACGTCAACATACCAGAATTTTCCTTGATACATTTAGATGATCTGACAGTACATTAGCGGGACAGTACATTAGCAGGACAGTACATTAGCAAGACAGTACACGAGCAGGACACTACTCGGGTAAGACTGCTCTCTCGTAAGACTCTGAAGTAAGAGAATAGAGACGAACGCCTGAAGAACGCTCTGACGGTGAAAGAAGTCTCTCTTTATCCGATAGAAAACCTCCTACTGAGCACTTTCGCTCTCTGAAAACGAGAATTACACTGGTCTCCATGCCGATAATTTAATCGCATATCATCTCGGCTATCTGTATCATGAGAAAATATCCGGTCACATTAGAGAAAGAACGCGAGCTACTTGAGCGTATGCTCAAACTCGGAATATTCGAGGATGACATAGACGAATCATTTATCCGTGGGAGTGGCAGCGGAGGGCAAAAAATTAATAAAACTTCCAATTGTGCTCGCCTTTATCATGCTCCGTCTGGAATTGAGGTGCGCTGCCAAACCTCGCGATCCCTTGCAATGAACCGCTTTTTGGCAAGAAGAATGCTCTGCGAAAAATTTGAAGAACAGAGTGAAGGCGAGAAGAGTAAAAAAGAAAGGGAAAGAGAGAAGATTCGAAGACAAAAACGAAAACGCTCTAAACGAGCAAAGGAAAAGATATTAGCGGAGAAGCGTGTGCAATCTGATAAAAAGTCGGGGCGAAAGAAAATTAAGATGGACTCAGATGATACAGATTAAAAGTCAGCAAGGCGAAATAATTGCTCTGTATCGGTGCTAACCCCCTCCACCGAACATACTGATACGGAGTCTTGAATTTGCTCCGCTGTTCTTCCATCAAATAAGAGGGTCTCGCCAGCCATATCGAGACAGCCAAATAATGCAAACGCTATGTTCAGCGGGTCGCCAATTAAATTCATTTCACCGCCAGATGCGTTCGCTCCAGTGGTCGCCTGAAGACCTGTCCCTGATGAAATCACTCCTCGAAGCACGAGGTCTCTGCCCGATTTCACCTCGAGCTTCTCATAGATACGCTGAAATGCCCTGATTGCTCGAAGGGACTGATTTTTGCCATCTCCACCCATCCAAAGCGCCACAGTCTTCTCTCCGATCTGACGATCGATTATTCCGTCAAATTCTTCAATAGTATCCTTTAGCGTGGTCTCTCTCTCAGAATCTCCCTCATGCTTATCGTTCACTGATATTTCAAATACGAGGACAGATACTGCTATGGGTCTCATTTGAGCTGTCATGGCTCTTGCACGAGTGGAACGAATTTCCTCAGGTTCATAGTCCGATGCAAGTTCAATTACTATTCGAACTTTCCCTATTTGAATTTCTTCAGAAGAACTCACATCACGCATCCCGTGTATGCGTACACCATTAACAAAAGTCCCATTCAGACTCTCAAAATCCGTAATCACAACACCACTTCTTGAGGCACTCAAGGAAGCATGAACCCGCGATACTCCAGGCTCTGAGATGACGAATTCATTCCCTTTATCTCGCCCAAGACGAATCTCATCCTGATCACAAAGAATGATTCGCTCTTGCATCCCATTCGATTGGGTAACCAATGCAACTGCTACCTTTTCTCTTGCCATGATTTCATCCTTTCTGTTCAGCCCAAGAATCTTCTAATACTTAACATCTCTCCTCAACCTATAATCTCAACGACCATAGACAACAAGTGAATCACTGCCATATATACCACCTAAAATTGAGAAGCGTTCTCGATCGCAATAAAAGACTTCCTCTAAATCCGCCTGCTTTACTGCATCCCCAATCGCATTGCTATTCCATATAGTTCGGGCACCAGGCAAGCGAGGAATAGATACAGTGACTATCCCTGAATCACTACGTCGTTCCCCTATCGGCGTGCTTTGCATATTTGTGCAGTAGGGCTCTACCGTATTTGTATAGAGAAATCCTCGAAAACATCCTGAAAAAAACAAAACAGCGACTATGAGTATTATCGTCCGGATGGAGAAGAGCATAATATGCATCACTTACCGATTAATCACCGTAGGCGATTGTCTTGCGTTCGGAATAGAGTCCAAAGAGATACGAACGATAAGCCACATCAAGATGCATGATGGTCGTAATACCTCCATTCCTCGCAGCAGCATCCGTCCCAGCATCCCCCCATGCAAATAACCATAAAACTGACTGGGATGAAGAGGTTCCGACTTTTGAGCCGAGCTCAGTTCTATTCACATCTTTATCAAGCGGCGCCTTGACATCGACATAGGCACATCCCGCTACTGCCACCAGTCCCCAAACAAGACACGCATATAAAATTCGCTTCGCCTTCACACTGCTCATCATACTCGTGGGCCCTCACTCTCTTGCTGCTACCATGCTCTAGCGTCCCATACCATCTCACGGAGAGAAAGAGCATAAGTCAGGATTAGAAACATGCTGAAGACAGTAACCACTATTTTCTTTGCCAGCCAGAACATACTTCAGCCCGTATTGGATGTTTGGTATACTTCTGACCAGATTCGCGCTTCAGAATGCCCTGTTACAACGAGCATCCTGCAAATGTCTTGAACTGCTCGAGATCCGAAGCTGCAATTATGGGAGGCGTCAAGTCATGGTACGCGAGAAGGCGATACAACAGGAGGAGAATAAAATCGAATCTTTAGGTTCCACGGAATCACAGGACTCTACTCTCTCCCCTGCTTCTGCTTCTGGATCTCATGCCTTTGAACACCTAATCCTGACATTTCTTGAAAGCTCTTCAAAAATTATCTCGGAAGAAATTCGCTTTAAGCACTTAAGACTCCTGCCGAGGGGCCTGTTTATCGAAGAGAGCGTGATAGAAAAAATAGAATTGCTATTATGCGACTGGCATCCCCTGCTGCCAGAGTCAAAAAAAATGATTTCGGCTGAAAAGCTGAAAAAATACTATCGAAATTCACTGAGTTCAGTACCGAAGTATCTTCTTGACGGGAAGGCGCTATTATTTGGCTATGAACTATGTCTGGCAAAAGGCACAGCCACGTTCCGCGATATTCCTGTCTTCAACGGCTCGCTCCTTGAAACTTCTTCATTTATCCACATGCGGGATCCCATTCTTTTTAATACCCCAGATATAACGACTGAGATAGGCAATGCCGGTTTAAGAATGCTTGTTTCATCGAGAAAACATCCTGTGAAACTTGATAATACTTCGCTACAACAGCTTGCTCTGACCTTGCAACGCTCCCAGGCAATTCCCAAAAAATATAGAGAAATCAAGCAGTCTTTGCGGCAAGCAGTCCCTGCATTTCGTGAAATCTGGGAACAAGCAAGGGTGATTCGTTCTAAACAGTCAGTTCTCATACCCAAAGAGCTTAGTGATGAGAAAGATGCCTGGTATCTGAGCTATAAAGACTTAATCTTTGTCCAAAGAAAAGAGGGGCAACTCGCCAAGGCTTATGGCCTTCGAGGGAAAAATCTGCATGAATTCCTCGTACATGAACTCTATGCTCTGAAAAATGATAAGCGACGATTCAAAACTGGAACTTTACACCTCGGCTCAAAAACCAAAGGTTACGGGGAGGTTGAACTGGAGAAAACTCATTACCAAATCCATCCAATATTCGTGAGAACATTCTTACTCCGCCTCGGATTTCACAGAGATATCACTGAAAAATTACCCCCTCGTTTTACTTTGGGTGATGCTCTTAAACAACTGATTGCAATTGTAGAGTCCTCTATCTGGATTGATGCTCGCGATGTGCCCCGCCACTATGCTGAGCAACAAACACCAGATACCAACTATCGTGCTCATGGAAAATGGATCTTTGCTATCAATAGAAAGCGAGAAATTCTCTCACTCTTTGACAAAACCGAGCGGACTCCCAAACGGCGGCCCCAAAACCACACCAGCCTAAAAACGAGCAACAAGAAGAAGAAACACCCGAAGCGACGCCTTCATGCTGCCAAGCCTGATAATTAGTTGAATTTACCCATAAACTTTGGAAAGGTCGCTCTACCGCCTCGGGGAAATAAACTTCCCTCTTGTTTTGTGATAGATTCCCAGGGAAACCGTTGGTGTGTCTGCTGACTACAGTAGGAAATGATTGATGGCAAAAGAAAAGATTTTAGTGGTCGAAGATGAAGATGATCTGAGAGAGCTCATCAGATACAACCTCGAGCAAGAAGGGTTTACGGTTATCGCAACCGACTCTGGCGAAGAAGCCCTAACTCTTGTGGCCACGAATCCGCCAGAGCTTGTCTGTCTCGATCTGATGTTGCCCGGAATGAATGGTCTTGATGTATGTCGCACATTGAAAGGAAATAGTTCTCTATCCTCTATTCCGGTCTTGATCATCAGCGCAAAGGGTGAAGAGACAGACATCGTCACTGGACTTGAGTTGGGAGCTGATGACTACATCACGAAACCCTTCAGCCCCAAAGTGCTCATCGCTCGAGCTCGAGCTATTCTCCGACGGAGAGGGTCAGCACCAACTCCGCAATCGAACTCTGACGAGCAATCTGTTCTCGTTCACGGCTTAAAGATTGACGCTCGAAAGCATGAGGTACACTTACATGAAAAGCGACTCATGCTCACGGGCACCGAATTCCGAATCCTGCACTTTTTATCACAGAATCCTGGCTGGGTGTTCACTCGCCAACAACTCGTTGAGAACTTACATGGCGATAATTATCCTGTAACAGAGCGATCAATCGATGTGCAAATAGCTGGGCTCAGAAAAAAGTTAGGGCCATCCTCTGATTATATCGAAACAGTGCGAGGGATAGGTTATCGGCTTAAGGAGTAAGTTTCCTTTGGAAGAAAGAAAAACTTTCACAAATACGAAGAGTGGATCCCACATGGCAAGGCCTCAGATGCAATCTCGGCTACGCAACCCAGTGCTTACTGGAGTAATACTGCATCTCTCTATCTTCATCTTTGTCATTTTTGCGGCGGATGCGAATCCTGCTCTTACCGCATCAATCATCACGCTTCTTTCCTTGATGTTCTTCCTGTTATGGAGAAAGGAGAAAAGGAGTCTTTCTTCAGAACCGATGGAGCAAACTGCTGAACAAACAGATCCTGATGACTCCCATCTGAATTCTCCACTTTTAGACGAGCTAAAATCGGCCTTAGAAGCAAGAGATGAGAAAGATGCGGTGCTATCAAGTATGAGCGAGGCGGTAATAGCGGTTAATGCGGATTATACCCTCCTCTCTATAAATGCTTCAGCGAGAAAGATGCTGAATCTTCCAGATAATATTTCTCCTGGATTACGTCTACAAGAAGTGGTTCAAGAGGACGCCTTTCATAGAATTGCAAAAATAGTCTTAGAAACAGGGGGTCAGATTGAAAACGAGATAAGACTGGAAGACGATCAACAGAGGCTTCTTTTCATCCATGGAACCCCACTGCTCAATAAACAGAAATTAAGCAATGGTGCGGTAATTGTATTCCGCGATATTAGTCGCATTCGAAAACTGGAGACCATTCACCAAGAGTTTGTCGCTAATGTTTCCCACGAATTAAAGACACCAATTACCTCTATTAAAGGATTCGTTGAAACACTCCTGAATGGTGCACTCGCTAATAGAGCAGATGCTGAGCGCTTTCTTGCTATTGTATCGAGACAAGCTGATAGACTCTCCACTATTATTGAGGACCTTCTTGCGCTCTCGAGGCTTGAACGACAGGGACGAGACCATGAGCTCTCACGGGAAGACATTCTTGTAGCCACCCTATTTGAGCGTTGCTACCAGGGATGCCTATTTAAACTAGACGAAAAACAAGTTCGATTGAATGTAAACTTCGATCACGACCTCTTTGTAAGTCTTAATCTTAATCTCATGGAGCAGGCTCTCATGAACCTGCTGAGTAATGCTATTAAATACAGTAGTCCCGACAGTGAGATTCTACTGGAGGCGCGCCGAGCGGGACAAACCGTATCATTCTCCGTCTCAGATAGTGGAATAGGGATCGCTGAGGAAGACCTCCCAAGAATTTTTGAGCGCTTTTATCGTGTCGATCGAGCTCGATCACGTCAAATGGGTGGGTCTGGACTAGGGCTTGCTATCGTCAAACATATAGCGCAGGTCCACGGCGGTAGTGTTCATGTAGAAAGCGCCATACATCGAGGCAGCCGCTTTGAGATAGTTCTTCCGCTCGCTACGCGAAAAGAAAAATGGCAAGAGTATGAGGTGGCTACCTCTCCTCATGCTCCTCCAAGATAGTATCAATGAACTGCTGAAGAGAGAGACCTACTTGCTCTCGAAGTATTTGTAACAGTCGCTCTCGATCAAATTCTTGAGCATGATTTGCAATAAAAACAATACCTTCTTTTCGAAGGTTGAGGTGACATGAAGAATCCTTTACTACCATTCCGACAGTTTCAAGAATAGAGGTTTGAATAAAAACTTCCTCAGGATGAAGAGCAGTCAAAAAATGGAGATAGGGAGCCTTATTTTCCTTATATGGATTTCTTAGTGTGTCTTCTACTACACTGAAGGCCTCCGATAAATCAGTTGAAGAAGCCAATGCTTGAGCACAGTACTTCGCTACGAGGTCGTTTCGATGCTCAAGCGCTAAAACTAACTGTTCCGAAATGATCGTGGTGTCTTCAACTTGCCGTAAAACTTCTGCACTTGCTAACTGGGTATGTGGA
This window harbors:
- the apaG gene encoding Co2+/Mg2+ efflux protein ApaG, encoding MKDVRTEKTGVEKREQEDAIQQKQDIKGQALRDDESYEEDNYDEHIGEDDDSLAPEIIISVSTDFLPDQSETTKALFAFSYTIRIVNEGKVTAQLLNRHWRVFSGGRQIADVKGEGVVGEQPILQPGEAFEYESGTLIHDPIGAMDGTFTFVDEFGVFFDVNIPEFSLIHLDDLTVH
- a CDS encoding response regulator; translation: MAKEKILVVEDEDDLRELIRYNLEQEGFTVIATDSGEEALTLVATNPPELVCLDLMLPGMNGLDVCRTLKGNSSLSSIPVLIISAKGEETDIVTGLELGADDYITKPFSPKVLIARARAILRRRGSAPTPQSNSDEQSVLVHGLKIDARKHEVHLHEKRLMLTGTEFRILHFLSQNPGWVFTRQQLVENLHGDNYPVTERSIDVQIAGLRKKLGPSSDYIETVRGIGYRLKE
- a CDS encoding 30S ribosomal protein THX, with the protein product MGRGDLRSKKGKTKRGSYGKSRPKPAKVRAEKAKKASE
- a CDS encoding peptide chain release factor-like protein, which translates into the protein MRKYPVTLEKERELLERMLKLGIFEDDIDESFIRGSGSGGQKINKTSNCARLYHAPSGIEVRCQTSRSLAMNRFLARRMLCEKFEEQSEGEKSKKEREREKIRRQKRKRSKRAKEKILAEKRVQSDKKSGRKKIKMDSDDTD
- a CDS encoding FHA domain-containing protein encodes the protein MAREKVAVALVTQSNGMQERIILCDQDEIRLGRDKGNEFVISEPGVSRVHASLSASRSGVVITDFESLNGTFVNGVRIHGMRDVSSSEEIQIGKVRIVIELASDYEPEEIRSTRARAMTAQMRPIAVSVLVFEISVNDKHEGDSERETTLKDTIEEFDGIIDRQIGEKTVALWMGGDGKNQSLRAIRAFQRIYEKLEVKSGRDLVLRGVISSGTGLQATTGANASGGEMNLIGDPLNIAFALFGCLDMAGETLLFDGRTAEQIQDSVSVCSVEGVSTDTEQLFRLADF